The stretch of DNA CGGCCGCCGCGGAAACGGTCATCGTCAACGGCGTCACCGCCTGGCAGATGCTCCACCGCACCGCCAAGGTCCGCACCGGCCAGACCATCGTCGTCCTCGGCGCCAACGGAGGCGTCGGCTCCACCCTCGTCCAGCTCGCCCGGCACGCGGGCATCACCGTCATCGGCACCGCGTCCCCCCGCCACCACGAGGCCCTGCGAGAGCTGGGCGTGGCCCCCGTCGACTACCGCGACCCCGACCTGTACGCCCGCATCCGCGAGATCGCTCCGGATGGCGTCGACGCCGTCTTCGACCACGTCGGCGGCCCCGCGATCGAGGAGTCCTGGCAGCTGCTGCGCCGTGGCGGCACCCTCGTCTCCTACGGCACCGCCGCGTCCAAGGACGAAGAAGGCAACTCCCAGCTTCCCGTCCTGAAGCTCTTCGCCCGCCTCAACGCCTGGAACGCCCTGCCCAACGGCAGGAGCGCCCACTTTTACAACCTCTGGGCGGGCAAGCGCCGTTGCCAGAAGAGCTGGCAGCAGCGGATGACCGAAGACCTCGCCCAGGTCCTGCGCCTGGTCGCCGACGGCACGCTCGTCCCGCAGATCGCCGCGAAGTTCGCCCTGCCCGACACGGTCGACGCCCTCCGCCTCGCCGAGTCACGCACCGTCGCGGGCAAGGTCATCATCGTCCCGGAACTCTGACCCCCGCGGCGCCGCGCCTTTCATGTCCCCGCCGCTGCCGCGTACTCGCACGGCTGCCGCGTACGCCTACGCCTGCCGCGTACGCCCGCAGTGTGCGCCTGCCACGTACGCCCGCCGCGTACGCACACGCACGCACAACCCACTTCGAGTCCGGAACGCTCCGGACATCCCCCGCCCTGGCCGGCCCTCGCCGGGCCCCACACACTACGGAGACCACCGCCATGTCCCTCGCCGCCACAGCCCCCGCCACCGCCGCGCCCACCCCCTCCGACCGGGCCGCCTCCGCCCGCGGCGCGACAGGTGACGTCGACAACCTCGCCACCTACATCAGCTTCGGCCTCGCCTACCTCCTGGGCCACGGCTCCGCGGCCCTCTCCCAGGGCGACACCCCGCTGCTCGACCTCCCCGGCTGGCTGCCCATGACTCTCCTCGGTGCGGGGCTCGCCACCGGCACCGTCGCGGCCACCCGCGCCGCGCTACGAGCCCAGCGCGCCACCACGGACCCCGACACGGTCCGCACCGGTCAGCTTCTCGGCGCCCTCTGGGTCACCGCCTTCGCCGCCCTGTTCCTCGCCATCACCGGCCTCAGCAGCACCCTGGACAACCCCGACATCCAGACCCTGCTCTGGCCCACCGGTTCCGGTTTCGTCGTCGGCCTCATCTACATCGCTGAAGGCGCCACCCGCCGCAACATCCTCCACTACGCCCTCGGCACCTGGCTCGCCCTCACGTCCACGGCGGCCCTCCTGCTCGGCAACCCCGGCTTCTACTGGATCCTCACCCTCGCGGGCGGCGGCGCCTACGCCCTCGCCACGGTCCTCGAACGCCGCCGCACCCGCTGACACCCGCATCGGGATGGCGAGTGCATCGCGTAGACGAGTACATCGGGATGGCGAGTAGATCGGGGAGACGAGTGCATCGGGGAGACGAGTGCGCCGGGAAGACGGGCAGACGCCCCGAGCGCGAGAGCGTCATCGAGCCCGAGAGCGTCATCGAGCCCGAGAGCGTCATCGAGCCCGAGAGCGTCATCGAGCCCGAGAGCGTCATCGAGCGCGACAGGGGCAGAGGTGGCACGGCAAGCGCAGGACAGTCCCTACTCGACTTCGGCTCGGACAGGGTGGCTGACCGCCCAGGCCGCCTCGATCATCCGGAAGATCTCGTCCACCGCGGCCTCCGGATCGGCCGCTTCACGGGCCAGCGAATGGGCGTCGATCGCGAACCTGGCGATGGTCCTGCAAGCGGTGGTGGTCCGCGGCGGATCGAGATGGGCGGCGATGGCCGTCGCCAGCGAATCCGCGTGGCGCAGCCGCATCGCTTCCTCGTACTCCCGCAGGGCCGGCGAGGTGTCGATCAGGCGCCAGACGGGGGTCGCGCTGTCCGACGCGCAGTGCCGCACCATCGCGTGGATTTCGCGGCGGAGCGCGGGAACGATCGGCTCGTCGGGCGCCCGGTCGGTGACCGCCTGTGTGAGCTGTCGCTCGAACTCTCCGTCGTGCTCGAACACGAGGGCCTCTTTCGAGGCGAAGTGGGAGAAGAGCGTGGTGACGGCCACGTCGGCCTCGGCGGCCACGTCACGGATGCCCACCGCGTCGTACCCACGGTCAAGGAAGAGTCGCCGGGCGGTGTCGGCGATCTTCTGGCGGGTCGCGGCCTTCTTGCGCTCACGGCGTCCGGACGGCTCGGTCATGAGCTGACACTACCAAATACAAACGAGTACCAGCTGCAAAAAACTAACGCAACCGTCAAGCTAACAACTCCAAAACGCTAACGGTTAGTGCTACGGTCATTGACATGAGAAAAGTGATCTTCACCGAGTTCGGTGGTCCGGACGTCCTGCACCTCGTAGACGCCGAGGAGCCCCACGCGGGCCCCGGCCAAGTACGCATCGCTGTAAGGGCGGCGGGGGTGAACCCCGTCGACTGGCGGATACGAGAAGGCCAGAAGCTCGGCGCCCATCCGATCGAGCTGCCCTCGGGGGTGGGGCTGGACGCGGCCGGGGTGGTGGACGAGGTCGGCGAGGGGGTCGAAGGGGTCGAGGTCGGCGACCACGTCTTCGGCGAAGGTTCATGCACCTACGCGGAGTTCACCGTTCTGGGTGCGTGGGCCCGCATGCCCGAGGGGCTGACGTTCGAGGAGGCGGCCGGATATCCGTCCGTGACGGAGACGGCGCTGCGCGTCATCCGCGAGGTCGGTGTGCGGCCAGGACAGACGCTGCTGGTCAGCGGCGCGGCCGGGGGAGTGGGCTCCGCGGTGCTACAGATCGCCCGCGACCGGGGCATCACGGTGATCGGCACGGCGGGAGCGGCCAACCAGGACTATGTGCGGGGCCTGGGCGCCATCGCCACGACGTACGGCGAGGGCTGGGCGGAGCGGGTGCGGCAACTCGGCCACGTCGACGCGGCGCTCGACCTCTCGGGCTCGGGAGTGATCGCTGACCTCGTAGAGCTGACCGGGGACCCGGAAAAGGTGATCACCATCGCGGACCTGGACGCACCGAAGCGCGGCGTCCGCTTCTCTGGGGTGGCGGGCAGTGTGCCGGACGCGCTGACGGAGGCGGTCGACCTCATGGCACGGGGAAAGCTGCACATCCCGGTGGAGAAGTCGTACGCCCTCACGGAGGCGGCGGCGGCGCAGGCCGACAGCCAGTCGGGTCACTCGCGCGGGCGACGGGTGATAGTCGTCTGAGCTGTCTGGGTCGTCCGAGTTGTTTGAGGTGCGGTCGCACGATGACTGACCCCGAAGCGGACCGGGTGCTGACGGGATTACAGCCAGTGCAGTGTCCCCGCGACCGTGTCGAAGAGTTCCACCATCTGATTGGCGAGCGGATCGATGGGGGTGGAGAAGTCGAGGACCAGCCACTTCTCAGTCATCGGGATCGGCGCATAGTACGAGAGGGACGTGGTCGGCAGCGTATTGCCGAGCTGACGAGCGGGGTCCGGCTCGCGGTGCTGCCGTGTACGGACGACGCGACCGGCCGCTGAAAGTTCGACGACGCCCACCTCCTGTCGGCCCGGCAGCAACTCCAAGTGGCGGGAAAGGGCTGCCGGGCCGCTGATGTCCGGCCACTCGCCGGGGGGCGGGACGCTGATCAGCAAGGAGGAGGAGAGCGGTACGGGGCCTACGACGAGCGTCGAGAGATACAGCTCGGTACCACCTGCCGCGTACGCCTCCCGGGCCTGCCGCTGCAACTCGCGCGTCAACTCACGCTTCAAATGAGGGGCGTTGTCGATGCCGTGAAACTGCTGTTCGGCGAGGGCCAGGGCGGAGGCATCGCTTTCTTCCGGTTCCAGCGCGAGCTGGAACCAACCGTCTGGGACGACGATCCGGTAATCGGAGGGTGGGACAGTGAAGTCAGCCGCGGTCTTCACGATGCACTGCCCCCTCCGACGCTGTCTCGCCGCTCTCAATCTCCAGTCCACGGGCGATGACATCTACGGAAGCGGCCACCTCGTCATCGACGGCGAACTTGTTCCATGTGGCTGTCATGACGACGAGGCTGCGAATGTCCGGCGAGTAGATCGCGTACCGGACGAATTCGGCCATCTGGCGCCCGAACAGTCTGCGACGGTCTTTGCGGTAGGTGCCTCGGACTCGGGCGGACGGACCGGAGGGCAATTCAGGGAAGGTCACCTCGGGGGCCGCGACCATGGTCGCGTCCTCCCAGTCGTAGAGCATCCGGGCCATATCCACGGGTTCCGGCCTGCCTCCGTCGGGGGCGAAGCCGACGATGTCAAGCGAAGCGGCCCACTCGCCCGCCGTGGTGTAACACACCGCGCTGAGTACCGG from Streptomyces tsukubensis encodes:
- a CDS encoding medium chain dehydrogenase/reductase family protein, with protein sequence MNTTAAATATVTATVTATEIVLPGKVEPEGLTLRTHELPAPGKGQVLLRMEATGVCFAEQQMRRGKYYDQPPFPFVPGYDLVGTVTATGPETDAALTGRRFAAVTKTGAWASHLIVDAADLMPVPDGVDPAAAETVIVNGVTAWQMLHRTAKVRTGQTIVVLGANGGVGSTLVQLARHAGITVIGTASPRHHEALRELGVAPVDYRDPDLYARIREIAPDGVDAVFDHVGGPAIEESWQLLRRGGTLVSYGTAASKDEEGNSQLPVLKLFARLNAWNALPNGRSAHFYNLWAGKRRCQKSWQQRMTEDLAQVLRLVADGTLVPQIAAKFALPDTVDALRLAESRTVAGKVIIVPEL
- a CDS encoding NADP-dependent oxidoreductase, which encodes MRKVIFTEFGGPDVLHLVDAEEPHAGPGQVRIAVRAAGVNPVDWRIREGQKLGAHPIELPSGVGLDAAGVVDEVGEGVEGVEVGDHVFGEGSCTYAEFTVLGAWARMPEGLTFEEAAGYPSVTETALRVIREVGVRPGQTLLVSGAAGGVGSAVLQIARDRGITVIGTAGAANQDYVRGLGAIATTYGEGWAERVRQLGHVDAALDLSGSGVIADLVELTGDPEKVITIADLDAPKRGVRFSGVAGSVPDALTEAVDLMARGKLHIPVEKSYALTEAAAAQADSQSGHSRGRRVIVV
- a CDS encoding TetR/AcrR family transcriptional regulator — protein: MTEPSGRRERKKAATRQKIADTARRLFLDRGYDAVGIRDVAAEADVAVTTLFSHFASKEALVFEHDGEFERQLTQAVTDRAPDEPIVPALRREIHAMVRHCASDSATPVWRLIDTSPALREYEEAMRLRHADSLATAIAAHLDPPRTTTACRTIARFAIDAHSLAREAADPEAAVDEIFRMIEAAWAVSHPVRAEVE
- a CDS encoding ABC transporter permease — translated: MSLAATAPATAAPTPSDRAASARGATGDVDNLATYISFGLAYLLGHGSAALSQGDTPLLDLPGWLPMTLLGAGLATGTVAATRAALRAQRATTDPDTVRTGQLLGALWVTAFAALFLAITGLSSTLDNPDIQTLLWPTGSGFVVGLIYIAEGATRRNILHYALGTWLALTSTAALLLGNPGFYWILTLAGGGAYALATVLERRRTR